The DNA region GCGGACGATATCATCAGGAATTTCAAATCTTTGAGACAATGAAGAAAGCACTTCTTTTTATCCTGCTAAGTTGGTTTTTCCATTCCCAGGCCCAGCTGAATGTCGAGCTTTTACATCAACTTGTCAGAGACAGCAAGACTGAACACGGTAAACAGGCTGATGCCAGAGACAGGCAGGCCGTTTCATCTGCTAATGAGGAAACAAACAAAACACTGATGGTAAGGTTGAAGGATAAATACAGAGAAATCCACTCCCGCTTTAAAACAGTCAGTCTCGCTATTAACGTGGCGCAAATTGGGATCGAAGCTTATCCGCTCTTGAATGATATTGCCAAAAGTCAGGAAAAAGTCTATGAAATGTGCAGGGACGATTCGGCACTCTTGATTCTGGCCATTCGGTCAGAAGCTGAGATGGGTGAACGGGCCAGTTCATTGCTGAATTTTTTATATGCACTGAGCCTGTCGTTTGAAGACATCAATCAGATGAAGCCCAGTGACCGCAAGCTGCTTTTTTCCCACGTACTCACTGAACTTAAAGCCATCGCAGGAGCATCGTTGGGCCTGGCTACAACTCTACAGTATTCTTCGAGGAAGAAAATACTCGATGGGCTAAACCCCTTTTCGGGGTTTATCAATACTGACAAAAAATTGGTGAACGATATCCTGGGCAAATCCCGCCAACTTAAAAACTGATCTTATGAAAATTTTTCTGGGCTTTGTTCTGATTGCCCTTCAAATGCAGGCCGTGGCGCAGCGCGTGGTATTCGACCGTAGCCACTTTAATATCGTGAACGAAAATGGCGCGGTCAGGCTGGCAGCCGAGAACACTTATCACAGTTACTTGAGTGCCATAAATAACAGGCTGTCGGATATCAATGTAAATTTATCCGCTGTAGTAACCGTGCAGTCAATAATCCTTTCTTCGCTCACCCAGGTAGACCAGGGGCTGAAAAGTGCACTGGCAGTCAGGCAGATTGGATCGCTGGTCGCAGAGATTGCAGCTGAAAGCAGCGAAATGACTGAAATGGCCAAATCGGATCCGCATCTGCTACTCTTCGCAGAAGCAGTGTCCCGGCAGCTTAAAGATAGGGGAATCAACCTGTTCTCCGAGGTTTCCGCTTTTGTATTGAAGGAGGGAGAGAACGTGCTGATGGATTTTGAAAAGCGTGACGCGCTGCTTAAAAAAATAGCGCTCGAACTGCGGGTAATCAGGGCATTGGTGTTCAGTATGAAAAAATCCATGTACTGGGCCAAGACAAACGGCGTGCTTCGTTCACTAAATCCATATCAGGGATTTGTCAATCAGGACCTGCGTTTGGGCAATGATATTTTATTTAGGTCCAGATTATTGAGGCAATGAATCATATTAAATCAAAGCCTGCAGCGGCTTGGAGATTAAAATCAGAATGGCCTTAACACTTTTAATATAAAAATATTCAAGATGAAGAAATCACATTTGCTACTGTTTTTATGCCTCTTGGCAATAAACTGTATTGGTCAGAAAAAGATAACTGACAAACACATCACCTATCAGCAGGAACGAATGGTCTTTAAGCAGTGGGATGCGGACAAGTTTACGCCTAAACCCGGATTTTTGGGCCTCAACCCGGAATATTGGATAACCTGGGCGCTCCATCCGAATTATCCCAGGACCGATCTTAGGCCGCTTGGCCCTGTAGGTCCTCAAACCCAGCGGCTCTTGTTTGCCGCGGCCATGCAAAACTCAGACAACACCTATAAGCTTCATGCAGATACCTTGCGCAACACCGCTATCAGCGAAGCGGTCAACTATTCTGGAGCGCTAAGCGCTGCAGACCCCCTCTGGCAAATCTATTACCGAAAGGAGTTTAATGATCTGTTGAATTTCACAGACTCCGACCTGCTGTCAGGGCTGACTCTGGCGGAACAAAACTATCTTTTTTCCACCGGTTTATATGGCTGGTACATGGAAGAAAGCAAAGCGTTACTGGAAAGACTTCAGCTGGCAAGAACTACAAGTATTGACCGTGGATCGCGGATAATTGCCTATCACAGAATGCTTGATGAGTACCGAAGCCTGAGAGCCGTCTGGGAGATGAAAAAGTCAAAAACAAAAACCTATCTGAAGATAAAAGGTGTCGCTGAAAAGCTCAGAAGCGAAACCAGTTCGCCCATGATATCCAGGAGCGATATCCAGATTGCAGACGATATCCTGAAAAAATCCAAACTCTAATTTATGGACTTATTAAATATTTTGACCGGCACTGCCGGTTTTTTTGTGGAGTCGACGCCCGATTCCTTTAAGGAAACATTCAATTTCCTGCAGGGAAACGGGGTATATGAGGAAGGGATGATGCATTTTTTGCATGAGATGAAAAATACAATCTGGACACACTACGATGCGTTCATCGCAGATGCGCAGGCACTCGCCGCTATTTTCATGCTGATATTTTTTGCCATCAAGAGTTATGAGATGATTTCCGGCGATAAGCAGCTGGAGATCATGCCGCTGCTCCGACCCTTTGGCTTAACTATGGTAATCTTGTGGTGGAGCATATTCACCAGAATTCTTGCCTATCCTACTGATGTGGTCGAACAGAAGACCTCAGCGATGTTCGATGGCAGTCAGTCAGAGATAAACGATCTCAGGCTGCAAAGGGCAAAGCTGATGGTGGAGGTCTCTGATCAATTATTGAAGGTCCAGGCAGAGACCGAGACCGCAAAGACCGAAGCGGATACCTGGTATGAGAATGCCTGGGAATCGGTTAGGTCATCTGTAAAAGAAGGATTTTCTGAAGTTTGGAATCCGATAGTGGAGATGAGAAACCGGTTGCAGGTCGGACTCCAGCTGCTGGCGACCTCGCTCCTGGAAACCCTGGCCATTTGGATCCTGAGAGTTTGCACTTATATCATTTTTATCATTCAGATTATCTTTTCAACAATCCTGATCATTCTGGGGCCATTTTCGGTCGCAGTCTCAATTTTACCGGCATTCAGGGATTCGTTTTCGACATGGATCGCAAGGTTCATCTCAGTCAATCTTTATTCCGGCATCGCCTATCTGGTGATGTATGTTGCCTCACTTTTTCAGCATTATGCCCTGGAAGCAGAGATCACCCGGTATCAGGAACTCGTTGGTACGGGAGGCGCTAGCCTGGAAAAACTTGGCTGGTTTGCAGGGAACGGCGTGCTCTCCTTTGGGATGGTGATTGTAACCTTCGTCATTGGTGCACTCACCATGCTGACCGTGCCAAGCATATCGACCTGGATCGTTTCGACTTCAGGGGTGTCTTCGGCAGCAAGTTCAATGGGCAGGGGCGCATCCAGTATGACCCGCGTTGCCGGACAAATGATGGGGGGACTGTGAGATGATTATCAGAAATATCGAATCAAAAATCCGCCTGGCGACCTTTATTTCTTTGGGAAGCTTCATCCTTTGCCTCTGCGTGGTGGCGACAGTCTCATTTTTTGCCTATGGCTATGTGAGAGATTCCAGAAAGAGCATTTATATCCTTGACCCTTCCGGAACGCCGGTCATGGCAAAGCAAACTGATGTGCAGCTGAACCGGGCTGCTGAGTACCGGGCGCATATTGCAAGGTTCCATTCACTTTTCTTTTCTTTAGTCCCGGACGATAAGTTCATAGAGTACCAGATGAAACAGGCCATGTACATGATCGATGAAAGCGGTGCACTTCAATATAATAATCTCAAGGAGAAAGGTTTTTTTACCTCCATTCTTTCTTCATCTGCAGTATTGACCATGCGTACTGATTCCATTTCTTTAGATGAGAAGAGCATGTACTTCCGTTTTTATGGCACGCAGAAGATTGACAGGCGCAGCTCCACAATCACCAGATCTCTAATCACTGAAGGCTATTTGAAGGATCTGGAGACCCGTTCTGACAACAATCCCCACGCGGTGCTCATCACGCGCTGGAAGACGCTGGAAAACAGGGATATTTTGACTACAGAAAAAAATGCTTTCCAATGAAAAAAGTAACGGTTTTATCTGAACTCCGGGCCGAGTTCTCCAGCCTGATTGAAAGAATGCAAAGGGTTCTTGCCGCATTCACTGCAAAAAATCCAAAGCCAATTTTCTGCGTAATGGTAGCGCTTATGTTCTGCTCGCTTTTCCTGTGCTTTACCCTGCTTAGGCTGAAAAATGCCGCGGAACCTAAAAAAACAAAAGTTCTCAGCAAGATCGAGGGAAATCTTGGTGAAATCGGAACTACGGCAGGCAAACTCCAGCGAGTCATTGAAATCAGGTCGGTTTTGCAAGTCTTGCTCGCAAAGGACTCATTGGATAAAAAGGATTCCCTATTAATGGAGCAACTGCTGCTGGAAATTGATAGGTCGATGACCAACAAAAAATAATAAATTATGAAAAAAATCGATTTCAAAAAGCCGCGGTATGCGCTGCCATTAATCTGCCTTCCTTTTTTAATGGTTTTCTTTTATGTCTATAAAAGCAGCTATGGCAAAGATGGCGTAAAGGTGGTAGGGACTGATTCGCTGCAGACCGGTGTGGCAGGCGTTTCCGCCCAGGTCAGGAACCAGGAGCTTTCGGGCAAGCTTGATGCCTTTAGAAATAAATTCAAACAGGCCGATGGTTATACCGCAGTCGGTACCATTGATGAAGAGAACATGCAGCGGGCAGAAGTAAGTTCTTCCTACAACTCAAAGGAAAAGCGGATGCTGGATTCCATCGATCAGGTGCTGAAGGCAAAATATGGGGTGCAGGGCTCCGAAAGTTCTAAAGCAACCAGCCATTTTTATTCCGGAGCAACGTATCCCGGTGACGGGATGTTATCCAGCGCCCGGCAGGACAAAGCGTTAGCCGATGCGCTCTCAAAGATAAAACACGGGAAAACAGATTTCCAGGAACAAAGATCCGAAAAGCTGGAGACCGATCCCATGCAACTTTTCCGTCAGCAGATGGCCCTTGTCGATAGTATGGGAAAGGCAAACGATCCTGCACTAGCGGAAAAGCGGGAGCGGGAACGCCAAAGCAGTATGGCTGAAAAGGAAGAGAAGAGTAAAATAGTCATTTCGGTCAGGCGTTCTATTTCAGCATCAGGCGCTTTTAATACAATCATTTCCTCCGAGCAGCAGCGGCCGATATCAGCAATTATTGATCAGGATATTACCGGATTTTCCGGTTCCCGTTTACGCATCAGGTTGACTGATGATATCCTGGCAGGAAAATTCCTAATCCGAAAAGGTACTTATCTCTACGCCACAATCTCAGGCTTTTCGGCTCAGCGGGTAACACTGATTATTCAGACTGTATTTTATAATGGAGAAATCCTGCCGGTAAACCTGCAGGTTTATGACAACGACGGCCTTCCCGGAATTTATGTTCCCTCATCTGCTTTTCGGGAGTTTACCAGGGATTTAGGCGCTTCCAGTTCGCAGGGGATTACCATTCAGCAGATGGCTGAAAATAACAATCAGATGGTGATGGGGGTACTTTCTAAAATGTTCCAGTCCGCCACCACCGCAGTTAATAAACTTATCCGGTCAAATAAAGTAAAGGTAAAGTATAATACCCAGGTTTATCTTATTGATCCCTCTGAGCTAAAAAGAAAACAACAAACCTATTAAATTTTTATGAAAAGATTATTATTAGTTGCCCATATGCTTCTGCTAAACGCAAGTATTTGGGCGCAGCAGACTGATGCGGTAAATCTCAGCCAGGTTCCAACAGTGGGAATCTCAGGCTCGGTTTCGCTACATTTTATTTCTCCGGAAAAAATCTCCTACGTTGATCTGTCCAGTGCGGCGATGATTGGCGATCTTCCCGAAAAGAATATGCTCAGGGTCAAGGCCGTTCCGGATTCTATTTCTTCACTGCTGTCCGGGAGTGATCCCGGGATAGTGACAGTTGTCGGGGAAAGTTTTATTGCCCAATATAAGCTCGTTTTTCTCAAAGCTTCGGATTCGGGGCAAATATCAACCCAGGTAAATATTTTGTCCTCACACATGAGACCGTTAGATATTTCCGGAATTAGTCTTACCCAAAACGATTTCAGGATTAATACCTTAAGGTTATTAAACGAGCCGAATAAGAGACCCATAAGCATTCAGTCAATGTTTGGGATTTCAATTACAGTGAACCAGATACGCGCTCTGGGAGATTTTGTTATGCTGGACCTTGGCTTTAGCAATGAAACTAATTTACCATTTGATGTAGATGAACTCAGGTTTAAGATTGAAGACAGGAAAATCAATAAGTCTACCAATGTTCAGTCAGTGGAGGTCAGCCCGGTTTTTCAACTTTATCCTTTTGAAAGGTTCAAAAAATCCTACCGGAATATCTATGTGCTGAAGAAGGCAACTTTTCCCGGTGACAAGATATTCAATATTGAGCTTTCCGAAAAGCAGATTTCAGGTCGAAACCTTCGCGTGGCGCTCAGATACTCGGATATGCTGGAGGCGGATACTTTTTAGGCCTGCATGATGGAAGAGAGCAAAGAGCAACAAAGTTTGCACCACTTCCTGCAGTTCGCGATTTATCTGGCAGTATTGCTTGACATATTGATGTTCGTTTACGCGCCAAAATTGTTGGTGGATAAAGTCAATTTCCATAATGGCTTGTCAGGGTTACTGTTTCGCATGTCACGGATAGCGATATATGAAAATCCGTTCTATAGCCGCTTTTTCCTTTTGCTGCTTATTTCCCTGGTATCTATTGGAACCTTAAGTAAAAAGGAAAAGGATTTAAAACCTACGAGAGCCATTATTTATCCTCTGACAGCTGGACTTCTATTGATGGGATCCAGCATTTTTTTCTTTGGAGAGGGTGGGGGGGAGATTTATTACCGTACAAGCTTTTATGACTTGGGCTATATCTTAAGCTTGCTGGCAGGAACTGTTCTGGTACACGTCGCGATGGATAACGTTTCCAAGATCATCAGTTCCTCTTTTGGAAAGGATAAATGGAATACCGAAGAAGAGTCGTTTATGCAGGCAAAGAAACCAGTAAATGGACCTTTTTCTGTCACCATTCCATCCCTGTTTTATTATGGAAAGAAAATCCATTCGGGGTTTATCAATATAGAGAATATTTTCAGGGGCACACTGCTGATTGGCACCCCGGGCTCGGGAAAGAGTTTTGGGATTGTGATGCCTTTTATCAGGCAGCTCATCGCCAAGCAGTTCTGCATATGCTGTTACGATTACAAGTTTCCCGATCTCGGCCAGATAGCCTATTATCATTTCCTGCTTAGAAAGAAACAGGGTAAGCTTTCCGGTTTTGATTTTCATGTAATCAATCTCACCCAAGTCGAGCGAAGCAGAAGAATAAATGTTCTCCGGCCAGATTACATAGTCACGCTGGCAGATGCCGGCGAGACCGCGGAGGCGCTGGTGGAGGCACTGAAGAAAGGCGATAAATCAGGGGGCAGCGATCAGTTCTTTACCCAGAGCGCGGTGAACTTTCTTTCTTCATGCATCTACTTCTTTTCGCAGTACGAAAATGGTAGATATTCGACCTTTCCCCACGTGCTCTCGTTTTTAAACTGCAGCTATGAGCAGATCTTCTCGGTACTTTTCTCAAACCCGGAGCTTAAAAGCCTGCTTTCGCCATTTGCAACGGCCTGGCAAGCAAAGGCCTTCAACCAGTTGGAGGGACAGATAGGAACGCTCAAGGTATTTATTTCCAGGCTCGCGACCAAAGAAACCTTTTGGGTTTTTTCCGGTGATGATTTTAATCTGAAAATTTCTTCAAGGGATGAACCGTCAGTTTTAGTGCTGGCCAATGATCCCAATACCCAGAACATCAATTCTGCCTGCTATTCTGTGGTCCTGAACCGGCTCACCCGGCTCATCAATTCAAAGGGCAACCTTCCCTCAGCGCTAATCATTGATGAGCTGCCAACGCTATTTGTGCACAGGATTGAAAACCTCATCGCAACGGCCAGATCAAATAAGGTTGCGGTGTTGATGGGGCTTCAGGAACTGCCGCAGTTTCAGCAGCAATATGGTAAGGATACTGCTACAACAATCACCTCAGTGGTTGGAAATGTGCTTTCCGGCTCGGTAAGAAACAAAGATACCCTGGAGTGGCTCGAGCGGCTTTTTGGAAAAGTTAAACAGCAGTCGGAAAGCCTTTCTATCGACCGGACCAAGACCTCGGTATCGCTTTCTGAAAAACTGGAATCATTGATTCCCGCAGGCAAAATCGCCTCGCTAAAAGCTGGTGAACTCGTTGGGATGCTTGCAGCTGATGCTGTTGAGGACTATACCGGCAAATACGAAACCTCGGCGATCAATTGCAGGGTTAATCTGGACATGGATTCAATCGCAAGAGAAGAAAAGTCCTATGTGCAGATGCCGGTATATTACGATTTTGGAGGCAAAAAGGAGCAGGTCCTAAAAGAGAATTTTACGCGTATCAACAATGAGGTCAGCCAGCTTGTGAAGCGGTTCAGATCTGAGGGAAGTAATGTTGCTGAAACCCCGAAAGCCTCCTTGGCCGGAGGAATGAAAAGGTAAACAAACTTTAATTTTAAATCCAATTTTTTATGGAAGAACTAACAGGTAAGCTGGTGGCCATTAGTCCCGCGCTTACCAATGATCCGACCTTTAAGCAGGGCCAAATTGGAATTATCGCAATGGCTGATTTGAAATCCGATACCGTTAGCGTTGGTTTTTCATCCGGCGAGATGGGCAGGTATTCTTCAGATGCTCTACTGGTCCTTAAGGATAAAAGAGATCTCTATCAGGATATTATGATAGGGGTAAGGGAAATGGACGGCGATACTTTCAAGCAACTTCTGGACATCAACATGAAGCAGGAACACGCTGATTATGGCCATCAGTCTGCAGCATTGAAGATAGCCCTCAGCAGTCCGGAATTACTAAAACGGAGTACCGTCTCACTGGGAGAGCATCTTTCTATCAAACTGGGAAGTGATATCAGTCATGAAACGGCTTTTGAACGCTAGCGGTTTCATCCCGTTAGTTTTTGTTTTCTCTGTGTGGGTACTCACGGCCAATGCACAACTCTCGATGCCGCTGAACTCAATGAGGATAAATAGCGGCTTTGGAAAAAGGATTCATCCGGTCACGCATAGGTCGGATTTTCACAGCGGGATTGACCTGCGTGCGAGAAATGAGCCTGTGTATGCATTTTTTGCCGGAAGGATATCCGAGGTAGGATATAACCCTTTCCTGGGAAAATTTATCAGGATTGAAAAAGACGGACTGGAGTGCATCTATGGGCATCTGTCGATTTTGCTGGTCTCCAAGGGCGAGCAGGTTGGATCTGGCGAGGTTGTAGCTGTTACGGGAAGTACCGGGCGGGTAGCCGGGGAGCACCTGCACTTCTCGCTGAGACAAAATGGTAAATATCTAAACCCGGTACTCTTCATCCGTGGCTATTACCAGGACAGTACCAATAAAGAAAATAATATGGAAAACACAGTAACCTATAGCTTGCGGCAAAAACTGGAACTGCTTGTCATGATGGAAGAGGTGGCGCTAAACGAGCAGGAAGCGTTGCTGTATGGCGTTGACCTCGCGGACCGGGAGGATCCGGAAGATGAATAAGAAGGAGGTCACTAAGCCAATGCACGTTCAGGTTGCTGAAAGAGTTATAGAAGCTCTGAAGGCTGGTACCGCCCCATGGCAGGTTCCATGGGATGCCGGAGGAATGCCTTTTGAGTTGCCCTACAATTTGCAGAGTGGAAAGCGTTATCGGGGTATCAACTCGATTTCGTTATTGATGAGCGGGCGTGAGGATCCAAGATGGATGACCTACAAGCAGGCAGAGGAAAGCGGATTTCAGGTTCGCAAAGGCGAAAAATCAATGATGATTCAGTTCGTAAAAACCTCGGACGAACGCACCAAGCGCGATACAACAGGCAAGATATTACATGATGAACTGGGGAAACCAATCACAGAAAAGATCCAGCTTTCCCACGCCATCGTACGCAATGCCTATGTGTTTAATGCGGATCAGATCGAGGGAATGCCAAAGCTTGAACTTTTAAAGCCCGTTGGGCTATGGGAGCCGCTTGAACGTGCCGAGAAACTGATTGCTTCCTCCGGGGCGGTTATCAATCACGAAAATTCAGGTAATGCATTTTATGATCCCAAGAAAGATGCGATTACCATTCCCCACAAAGACTGGTTTTCCGAGGGACATAAGTACTATGCCACACTCTTACATGAACTTGGCCATTGGACAGGTCATCAGGATAGGTTGAACCGCGACATGGGCAAAGGCTTTGGCAGTGAAAGTTACGCCAGAGAAGAACTTAGGGCCGAGATTGCCTCGATGCTCTTAGGCCAGGAACTCAGCATCGGGCATGATCCGGGGCAGCATTATGCCTATGTGGAAAGCTGGATATCGATTCTGGAAAACAATCCATTTGAGATATTTTCGGCCTCAATGGATGCCGAAAGGATTTTTGGTTACGTACTTGGCCTGGAGAAAGGAAAAGAACTTTCGACGGATGCAAATGAACTGAGCGTTCTAAAGGCCCCGCCGGATAAAACAGTGAATTATTTAACCACCGGCGATAAAATCCGCTACAATGGTTCTGTTTACGAAGTGCTTGGCCATTTGAAGCAGGGGCGCCTGAAAATGCTGGAAAGCCTGAATGGCAATGCGTTCACCCTTTCCCAGCAGGATAAGCTATACAGTGCACTTTCATTTTTAAAAACGCAAATGGGCAGGGAACAGACCCAGAGCTATGAATACTCGAATCCTGAAAGGTCCGATGACCGCGCTACCGAAATAAATAGATAAACAGTATTATGGAAAAAATGATTATCATGGAAGCTTTGCCGGTTGCAGAGCTCTCCAGACTTGGACTTTATGAGGACGGCAAGCATTTGCTATCCTCCGAGGATATCACAGCCCTTATCGCGGGCAGGCGTACCTCACTGGTCAACCTGAAGAACCTGATTGGTGAGGCTTTCACTATTGAGAGCCTTGACGTGAAACTTTCCCTTCATCAAAGCGCGCGGTGGGGAGATGAGATCATGCTCCACCCGATCTACAAAGAGATTACTTTGGCCAAAGGAATGAACGAAGAAGAACTTTGGCCGATATTGACAGGTGAGCAAACGAATGTGGTTAAGGTATTTCACGATGCTGAAACAGGAGCAGACCACACCCTTGTATTTGAATATGATGGCGAAACGAAAGAATTTATTTCCTACGACCCGCTGAAGGTAATGGTCCCTTTTCAGGTTAATGGTGAAAAACTTGATGAACAGCAGCGCCAGGATTTTGCGCAGGGTAAAATTGTTGAGCTCAACGACGGAACCAAATTTCAGTATATGGCCTCGCTTCCTAAAGGGCTCGTATCTAGCCGATCAGCCCTGATCCTGGCAATGTCTGATGATGGAAAGTCTCCGAGTTTTCTCATAGATGATCTTATGCCACTGAAAATATCCAGCGCTCAAGAGCAGCCTTTCTCACCGGCATTTGAATCTGCATTTTTGGAAATGAGAAAATCGGAAGCTGTAGGGTCTGAGGACAGCCTGCAGATTGAGCTTAATGATCTCAAAAATAGTTACCATAGCCCCTTGGGCCTGGGACCATTGAGGTAATTGGAACGGATATG from Pedobacter endophyticus includes:
- a CDS encoding ArdC family protein encodes the protein MNKKEVTKPMHVQVAERVIEALKAGTAPWQVPWDAGGMPFELPYNLQSGKRYRGINSISLLMSGREDPRWMTYKQAEESGFQVRKGEKSMMIQFVKTSDERTKRDTTGKILHDELGKPITEKIQLSHAIVRNAYVFNADQIEGMPKLELLKPVGLWEPLERAEKLIASSGAVINHENSGNAFYDPKKDAITIPHKDWFSEGHKYYATLLHELGHWTGHQDRLNRDMGKGFGSESYAREELRAEIASMLLGQELSIGHDPGQHYAYVESWISILENNPFEIFSASMDAERIFGYVLGLEKGKELSTDANELSVLKAPPDKTVNYLTTGDKIRYNGSVYEVLGHLKQGRLKMLESLNGNAFTLSQQDKLYSALSFLKTQMGREQTQSYEYSNPERSDDRATEINR
- a CDS encoding M23 family metallopeptidase — encoded protein: MKRLLNASGFIPLVFVFSVWVLTANAQLSMPLNSMRINSGFGKRIHPVTHRSDFHSGIDLRARNEPVYAFFAGRISEVGYNPFLGKFIRIEKDGLECIYGHLSILLVSKGEQVGSGEVVAVTGSTGRVAGEHLHFSLRQNGKYLNPVLFIRGYYQDSTNKENNMENTVTYSLRQKLELLVMMEEVALNEQEALLYGVDLADREDPEDE
- a CDS encoding plasmid transfer protein gives rise to the protein MDLLNILTGTAGFFVESTPDSFKETFNFLQGNGVYEEGMMHFLHEMKNTIWTHYDAFIADAQALAAIFMLIFFAIKSYEMISGDKQLEIMPLLRPFGLTMVILWWSIFTRILAYPTDVVEQKTSAMFDGSQSEINDLRLQRAKLMVEVSDQLLKVQAETETAKTEADTWYENAWESVRSSVKEGFSEVWNPIVEMRNRLQVGLQLLATSLLETLAIWILRVCTYIIFIIQIIFSTILIILGPFSVAVSILPAFRDSFSTWIARFISVNLYSGIAYLVMYVASLFQHYALEAEITRYQELVGTGGASLEKLGWFAGNGVLSFGMVIVTFVIGALTMLTVPSISTWIVSTSGVSSAASSMGRGASSMTRVAGQMMGGL
- a CDS encoding DUF4138 domain-containing protein — its product is MKRLLLVAHMLLLNASIWAQQTDAVNLSQVPTVGISGSVSLHFISPEKISYVDLSSAAMIGDLPEKNMLRVKAVPDSISSLLSGSDPGIVTVVGESFIAQYKLVFLKASDSGQISTQVNILSSHMRPLDISGISLTQNDFRINTLRLLNEPNKRPISIQSMFGISITVNQIRALGDFVMLDLGFSNETNLPFDVDELRFKIEDRKINKSTNVQSVEVSPVFQLYPFERFKKSYRNIYVLKKATFPGDKIFNIELSEKQISGRNLRVALRYSDMLEADTF
- the traM gene encoding conjugative transposon protein TraM, producing the protein MKKIDFKKPRYALPLICLPFLMVFFYVYKSSYGKDGVKVVGTDSLQTGVAGVSAQVRNQELSGKLDAFRNKFKQADGYTAVGTIDEENMQRAEVSSSYNSKEKRMLDSIDQVLKAKYGVQGSESSKATSHFYSGATYPGDGMLSSARQDKALADALSKIKHGKTDFQEQRSEKLETDPMQLFRQQMALVDSMGKANDPALAEKRERERQSSMAEKEEKSKIVISVRRSISASGAFNTIISSEQQRPISAIIDQDITGFSGSRLRIRLTDDILAGKFLIRKGTYLYATISGFSAQRVTLIIQTVFYNGEILPVNLQVYDNDGLPGIYVPSSAFREFTRDLGASSSQGITIQQMAENNNQMVMGVLSKMFQSATTAVNKLIRSNKVKVKYNTQVYLIDPSELKRKQQTY
- a CDS encoding DUF4099 domain-containing protein, which translates into the protein MEKMIIMEALPVAELSRLGLYEDGKHLLSSEDITALIAGRRTSLVNLKNLIGEAFTIESLDVKLSLHQSARWGDEIMLHPIYKEITLAKGMNEEELWPILTGEQTNVVKVFHDAETGADHTLVFEYDGETKEFISYDPLKVMVPFQVNGEKLDEQQRQDFAQGKIVELNDGTKFQYMASLPKGLVSSRSALILAMSDDGKSPSFLIDDLMPLKISSAQEQPFSPAFESAFLEMRKSEAVGSEDSLQIELNDLKNSYHSPLGLGPLR
- a CDS encoding type IV secretory system conjugative DNA transfer family protein, which codes for MMEESKEQQSLHHFLQFAIYLAVLLDILMFVYAPKLLVDKVNFHNGLSGLLFRMSRIAIYENPFYSRFFLLLLISLVSIGTLSKKEKDLKPTRAIIYPLTAGLLLMGSSIFFFGEGGGEIYYRTSFYDLGYILSLLAGTVLVHVAMDNVSKIISSSFGKDKWNTEEESFMQAKKPVNGPFSVTIPSLFYYGKKIHSGFINIENIFRGTLLIGTPGSGKSFGIVMPFIRQLIAKQFCICCYDYKFPDLGQIAYYHFLLRKKQGKLSGFDFHVINLTQVERSRRINVLRPDYIVTLADAGETAEALVEALKKGDKSGGSDQFFTQSAVNFLSSCIYFFSQYENGRYSTFPHVLSFLNCSYEQIFSVLFSNPELKSLLSPFATAWQAKAFNQLEGQIGTLKVFISRLATKETFWVFSGDDFNLKISSRDEPSVLVLANDPNTQNINSACYSVVLNRLTRLINSKGNLPSALIIDELPTLFVHRIENLIATARSNKVAVLMGLQELPQFQQQYGKDTATTITSVVGNVLSGSVRNKDTLEWLERLFGKVKQQSESLSIDRTKTSVSLSEKLESLIPAGKIASLKAGELVGMLAADAVEDYTGKYETSAINCRVNLDMDSIAREEKSYVQMPVYYDFGGKKEQVLKENFTRINNEVSQLVKRFRSEGSNVAETPKASLAGGMKR
- the traK gene encoding conjugative transposon protein TraK — its product is MIIRNIESKIRLATFISLGSFILCLCVVATVSFFAYGYVRDSRKSIYILDPSGTPVMAKQTDVQLNRAAEYRAHIARFHSLFFSLVPDDKFIEYQMKQAMYMIDESGALQYNNLKEKGFFTSILSSSAVLTMRTDSISLDEKSMYFRFYGTQKIDRRSSTITRSLITEGYLKDLETRSDNNPHAVLITRWKTLENRDILTTEKNAFQ